One segment of Salvia splendens isolate huo1 chromosome 20, SspV2, whole genome shotgun sequence DNA contains the following:
- the LOC121780943 gene encoding 3-oxoacyl-[acyl-carrier-protein] synthase I, chloroplastic-like, with the protein MATIAFASSSSGLLFNKSKETSPRNGASLFHYNGLKAVEAKQFEAKGFISTSVRSKTIKAMGGPTVSAPKRETDPKKRVVITGMGLVSVFGSDIDTFYDKLLDGVSGIIPIDRFDASEYSVRFAGQIRDFSSTGYIDGKNDRRLDDCWRYCLVAGRRALDDASLAKPVLDTMDKTHIGVLVGSGMGGITAFSSGVEALVQKGYKKITPFFIPYSITNMGSALLAIDTGLMGPNYSISTACATANYCFFSAANHIRRGDADIMVAGGTEAAVTPTGVGGFIACRALSQRNTDPQKASRPWDKNRDGFVIGEGAGVLVMESLEHALKRGANIIAEYLGGAVTCDAHHMTDPRADGLGVSTCIAKSLEDAGVSPEEVNYINAHATSTLAGDLAEVNAIKKVFKDTSEIKMNGTKSMTGHGLGAAGGLEAIATIKAINTGWLHPTLNQNDLEGDVTIDTVPNVKKRHQVNVAISNSFGFGGHNSVVVFAPYNP; encoded by the exons ATGGCTACCATTGCTTTTGCATCATCTTCCTCTGGTTTGCTCTTTAACAAGAGCAAAGAAACATCACCAAGAAATGGGGCCTCATTGTTTCATTACAACGGCCTTAAAGCGGTTGAAGCTAAGCAATTTGAGGCTAAAGGATTCATCTCCACTTCTG TGAGAAGCAAAACAATCAAGGCAATGGGTGGTCCAACAGTTTCAGCTCCAAAGAGGGAAACAGATCCTAAAAAGAGGGTTGTGATAACAGGAATGGGTCTTGTTTCGGTTTTTGGCAGCGATATAGACACATTCTATGACAAGCTCCTTGATGGAGTAAGTGGCATCATTCCCATAGACAGATTTGATGCTTCAGAATACTCTGTGAGGTTTGCAGGGCAGATACGTGATTTCTCTTCCACGGGCTACATTGATGGCAAGAACGATCGCCGCCTCGATGACTGCTGGAGATACTGCTTGGTTGCTGGAAGAAGAGCCCTTGATGATGCTTCCCTTGCCAAACCAGTTCTTGACACC ATGGACAAGACGCATATAGGTGTGCTGGTGGGCTCGGGGATGGGAGGCATCACAGCTTTCAGCAGTGGAGTGGAGGCCTTGGTGCAGAAGGGATACAAGAAAATAACACCATTCTTCATTCCTTATTCGATCACGAACATGGGTTCTGCATTGTTGGCTATCGACACTGGCCTAATGGGGCCAAACTACTCGATCTCAACTGCTTGTGCAACGGCAAACTACTGCTTCTTCTCTGCAGCAAACCATATCAGAAGAGGTGATGCTGATATCATGGTGGCCGGGGGCACAGAGGCTGCGGTCACTCCTACTGGAGTGGGAGGCTTCATAGCCTGCAGAGCCTTGTCTCAGAGAAACACCGACCCTCAGAAGGCCTCCAGGCCGTGGGACAAGAACCGGGATGGTTTTGTCATTGGTGAAGGTGCCGGTGTGCTGGTTATGGAGAGCTTGGAGCACGCATTGAAACGGGGAGCCAACATCATTGCTGAGTACTTGGGAGGTGCCGTCACCTGCGACGCTCATCACATGACTGATCCTCGTGCAGATGGGCTCGGAGTCTCGACCTGCATAGCCAAGAGTTTGGAGGATGCAGGGGTGTCCCCTGAAGAG GTAAACTATATCAATGCTCATGCAACATCAACACTTGCTGGAGATTTAGCTGAGGTTAATGCAATCAAGAAGGTGTTCAAAGATACATCAGAGATAAAGATGAATGGTACCAAG TCGATGACCGGGCATGGCCTTGGAGCTGCCGGTGGACTAGAAGCAATCGCAACGATTAAAGCAATCAACACTGGCTGGTTACATCCAACACTCAACCAAAAT GACTTGGAAGGTGATGTCACGATCGACACGGTCCCCAATGTGAAGAAACGACACCAAGTTAACGTTG CAATATCTAACTCATTTGGCTTCGGTGGGCACAACTCCGTGGTCGTGTTTGCTCCATACAACCCTTGA
- the LOC121782158 gene encoding la-related protein 1B-like, translating to MRMDENGWVPVQVVVNFRLMTAITRDIPLILFTMRGYSQIVEVKGKKLRRRDTWHLWLSFWDNGKFISRNKETKLYFI from the exons ATGAGGATGGACGAGAATGGATGGGTTCCGGTTCAAGTGGTCGTGAATTTTCGACTA ATGACTGCAATAACAAGGGATATTCCACTTATTCTCTTCACCATGAGAGGATATTCACAAATCGTGGAAGTGAAG GGAAAGAAATTGAGGCGACGTGATACTTGGCACTTGTGGTTAAGTTTTTGGGACAATGGCAAATTCATCTCTAGAAATAAAGAAACTAAATTGTATTTTATCTAA